One Stigmatopora nigra isolate UIUO_SnigA chromosome 1, RoL_Snig_1.1, whole genome shotgun sequence DNA segment encodes these proteins:
- the LOC144207250 gene encoding F-box only protein 6-like isoform X2, with product MNLPPEQVVLICRVVCHQWKDIADCQSLWKNRCRREGYRLHDNSKVPKDWRLFFFMCKKRRNLLKNPQAEDEMRDWQILENNGHHWKIEPIIFAHPNESVQKNFVTSFGMCTKCQLIDLEKEGYNASFMDHLQPQIKISDWYAPRTDCGCQYMIHVELLNQKKKPIKTFSPEKIFFEQWNDGTWNQITHVFQNYGPGVRFIRFVHGGQDSQFWAGCESSRHGILVNWAQIQRVGHLSPSIVANELRVQVSQNISHSNFAPWR from the exons ATGAATCTACCCCCTGAGCAGGTGGTCTTGATTTGTCGCGTAGTATGTCATCAATGGAAAGACATCGCCGATTGCCAATCTTTATGGAAAAACAGATGCAGGCGGGAAGGCTATCGCCTCCATGATAACTCAAAGGTACCCAAAGATTGGAGGTTATTTTTCTTCATGTGCAAGAAGAGACGCAATCTTCTCAAGAATCCACAAGCGGAAG aTGAAATGAGAGATTGGCAGATATTGGAGAACAATGGTCACCATTGGAAAATAGAACCAATCATATTTGCGCATCCAAATGAAAGTGTCCAGAAAAACTTTGTGACATCATTTGG CATGTGTACCAAGTGCCAGCTCATTGATTTGGAGAAGGAAGGTTACAATGCATCATTTATGGATCACTTACAGCCACAGATCAAAATATCAGATTG GTACGCCCCTCGGACAGACTGTGGCTGTCAATACATGATCCACGTGGAGCTTCTTAATCAAAAGAAGAAGCCAATTAAGACTTTTTCTCCCGAAAAGATCTTTTTTGAGCAATGGAATGACGGTACATGGAATCAG ataacacATGTATTCCAGAACTACGGGCCTGGAGTGAGATTCATCCGCTTTGTTCATGGAGGTCAGGACTCGCAGTTCTGGGCGGGATG TGAAAGCAGTAGACATGGAATCCTTGTAAACTGGGCTCAGATCCAGCGGGTTGGACACctatcaccatcaatagtgGCCAATGAGCTCAGAGTACAGGTGTcacaaaatatttcccattcaAATTTTGCCCCTTGGAGGTAA
- the LOC144207250 gene encoding F-box only protein 6-like isoform X3, with amino-acid sequence MGASLCSTPSPAMSKISVPLEVLEEIFMNLPPEQVVLICRVVCHQWKDIADCQSLWKNRCRREGYRLHDNSKVPKDWRLFFFMCKKRRNLLKNPQAEDEMRDWQILENNGHHWKIEPIIFAHPNESVQKNFVTSFGMCTKCQLIDLEKEGYNASFMDHLQPQIKISDWYAPRTDCGCQYMIHVELLNQKKKPIKTFSPEKIFFEQWNDGTWNQITHVFQNYGPGVRFIRFVHGGQDSQFWAGWYGIRLTDSSVELCPAMDL; translated from the exons atCTCTGTTCCTTTGGAGGTCCTGGAGGAGATCTTCATGAATCTACCCCCTGAGCAGGTGGTCTTGATTTGTCGCGTAGTATGTCATCAATGGAAAGACATCGCCGATTGCCAATCTTTATGGAAAAACAGATGCAGGCGGGAAGGCTATCGCCTCCATGATAACTCAAAGGTACCCAAAGATTGGAGGTTATTTTTCTTCATGTGCAAGAAGAGACGCAATCTTCTCAAGAATCCACAAGCGGAAG aTGAAATGAGAGATTGGCAGATATTGGAGAACAATGGTCACCATTGGAAAATAGAACCAATCATATTTGCGCATCCAAATGAAAGTGTCCAGAAAAACTTTGTGACATCATTTGG CATGTGTACCAAGTGCCAGCTCATTGATTTGGAGAAGGAAGGTTACAATGCATCATTTATGGATCACTTACAGCCACAGATCAAAATATCAGATTG GTACGCCCCTCGGACAGACTGTGGCTGTCAATACATGATCCACGTGGAGCTTCTTAATCAAAAGAAGAAGCCAATTAAGACTTTTTCTCCCGAAAAGATCTTTTTTGAGCAATGGAATGACGGTACATGGAATCAG ataacacATGTATTCCAGAACTACGGGCCTGGAGTGAGATTCATCCGCTTTGTTCATGGAGGTCAGGACTCGCAGTTCTGGGCGGGATGGTATGGAATTCGCCTGACAGACAGTAGTGTCGAGCTATGTCCCGCGATGGACTTATAG
- the LOC144207250 gene encoding F-box only protein 6-like isoform X1 produces MGASLCSTPSPAMSKISVPLEVLEEIFMNLPPEQVVLICRVVCHQWKDIADCQSLWKNRCRREGYRLHDNSKVPKDWRLFFFMCKKRRNLLKNPQAEDEMRDWQILENNGHHWKIEPIIFAHPNESVQKNFVTSFGMCTKCQLIDLEKEGYNASFMDHLQPQIKISDWYAPRTDCGCQYMIHVELLNQKKKPIKTFSPEKIFFEQWNDGTWNQITHVFQNYGPGVRFIRFVHGGQDSQFWAGCESSRHGILVNWAQIQRVGHLSPSIVANELRVQVSQNISHSNFAPWR; encoded by the exons atCTCTGTTCCTTTGGAGGTCCTGGAGGAGATCTTCATGAATCTACCCCCTGAGCAGGTGGTCTTGATTTGTCGCGTAGTATGTCATCAATGGAAAGACATCGCCGATTGCCAATCTTTATGGAAAAACAGATGCAGGCGGGAAGGCTATCGCCTCCATGATAACTCAAAGGTACCCAAAGATTGGAGGTTATTTTTCTTCATGTGCAAGAAGAGACGCAATCTTCTCAAGAATCCACAAGCGGAAG aTGAAATGAGAGATTGGCAGATATTGGAGAACAATGGTCACCATTGGAAAATAGAACCAATCATATTTGCGCATCCAAATGAAAGTGTCCAGAAAAACTTTGTGACATCATTTGG CATGTGTACCAAGTGCCAGCTCATTGATTTGGAGAAGGAAGGTTACAATGCATCATTTATGGATCACTTACAGCCACAGATCAAAATATCAGATTG GTACGCCCCTCGGACAGACTGTGGCTGTCAATACATGATCCACGTGGAGCTTCTTAATCAAAAGAAGAAGCCAATTAAGACTTTTTCTCCCGAAAAGATCTTTTTTGAGCAATGGAATGACGGTACATGGAATCAG ataacacATGTATTCCAGAACTACGGGCCTGGAGTGAGATTCATCCGCTTTGTTCATGGAGGTCAGGACTCGCAGTTCTGGGCGGGATG TGAAAGCAGTAGACATGGAATCCTTGTAAACTGGGCTCAGATCCAGCGGGTTGGACACctatcaccatcaatagtgGCCAATGAGCTCAGAGTACAGGTGTcacaaaatatttcccattcaAATTTTGCCCCTTGGAGGTAA